One Calditrichota bacterium genomic window, GTATGAGTTTTTTTTTTGAGAGCTCGTTTAATGGGAAGCTCTACAGCCGGAAAAGTGAACGCCAATGGTGCCGCTGCTTGTGTTGTCTTCATCTCGCACGTCCCAAAGTTGTTAGCATACCCCCGATAAAAATAAAAAAAGATGCAGCCCTGGTTGCAGCCCTCGATTAATGAATGCTGCAAAAAGCAGACCACTTAGCGCTTTCTTTCTATTTCACACATTTAATCCCGCTCCTGAAACTACGATTAATAATAGGGTTATTTGCCTTCATTCTCCAAAAAATTTGTAAAGAAAATCAGTTTTTTTCATTGGTGAAAATCTTGCACTTTGAAAAGAGTTGCTTCTCAATTTGAAATTGTTTATATTAAAAAAAAATGAAAACCCAGTCTCTCAGGAAAAATTTGAAATGCCAAAAAACGTATTTACAAGCAAATTTGCGCCGGAGCAGGAAGAACAATTGCGGTCTATTTTAGAACAAGACGGTTTTGAGCTGAAGCCCGTCGATCACGCTTTCTGGCAAGCGCAGCGGGAACGCGTTTTCATCACTTTTTATCGCAGCGGGAAAGTCGTCATTCGCGGCAAAAACATCGAAGATTCAATTGAAAAATATCTTGAGCCGCTAAAATCCACGTCGGCGGTTCACGGCCTGGAATCAATTGAAAATTTGACCAGATGGGCGGGCAGCGACGAATCGGGAAAAGGCGATCTATTCGGGCCGCTAGTCATTGCAGCGCTTTTTGTGGACAAAAACTCCGAACATTTGTTGTGGCAAAAGGGAATTCAGGACAGCAAAAAAATCAACGACAGAAAAATCACTGAATTGGCGTTTTTTATTCGCAAACATTTCAAACACACCATCATCACCCTGACGCCGACAAAATACAACCGGCTCTACGCAAAATTTCAAAATCTGAACAAACTTCTCGCCTATGGCCACGCGCAAGCCATCGAGCATTTGCTGCAAAAAGTAGATTGCACGGTTGTGCTTTCGGATCAATTTGGCGATGAAAAATTGATTCGGGAAGCGCTGTCATTAGAGCACAAGATTCATCTCGTGCAGAAAGTTCGCGCCGAAGAAAATTTAGCCGTTGCTGCGGCGTCAATTTTGGCGCGGGACAAATTCGTCCAATCACTGGAAAAACTGGCCATAAAATATCAAATGAGCTTCCCGGCGGGCGCCTCTCAGCCGGCGCAAACGGCCCTGCAAAAATTTATCAAGCGGCATGGAAAAGAAGAATTGAAAAATGTCGCAAAATTGCACTTTAAGCCGATTAAAAACTTGTTGGGGAATTAAACTGGTCGGAGCTTAATTGTTAGCGAAACAGCGCCTTAATGCTGCCCCAGGTGTATTTCGCGCCGGAGATGGACGGGGTTACTGAAATGACTTCGGAGTGCAAGCGGAAGCTGCCGTCAATGTCAATGATTTTGAGCCGATAATAAAAGGTGCGGCTAATAGTAGAGGTTTTGAATACATTTTTATCTTCAAAGCTATATTCCTGGCGGCTGGTTGAATTGCCAATCGCCCGAACCGAACCGATTTTTTTGAAATCAGTATTATTTAAGCTGCGTTCTATTTCAAATGTTTTGCAATTGACTTCGCTGATAGTCGCCCAATGCAAGGTGACTTTGCTATTTCCGGGGGCTCCGTGAAATTCAACAATCACCGCATTGCCGTACACAAGAACAAAACTTGCACACGCGATGAGGGAGATAAATACCACTGTGATCTTTTTTTTCATTTTTTCCTTATCCCAATTTCACGCCGACATATTCAGCATTAGTATTATATAAAATTTAACACAAAAAGTCAAGATATTTTTACAGTTATTTGCAATTTCTTTGCAGCAAATTGAAATCAGAAAAATCAAGCAAAGATACAGCCTCAAAAATCAGTTTAATTGAAATTTTTCGATTTGCGATCTTTTGATACTACATTCAGTTGAATCACAGCCAGTTGACCAATAAAAGCTAACTAACTAATTGTTTTTAATAAAGATGTTATTGTCTGCATTTTGATATTGACAAGAATTGAAAAAATTAGTATATTTATGACTAAAATTCAACGGATTGTCGTAGAGGGAAATCTATGGCAAAATCTCTAAAAAGCTCCCAAATTCACATGGGCGACCACTCTCTTGATCAATATCTTCACGAGATTGGAGAAGTTGGCTTGCTTTCGCCGGCAGAGGAAATTGAATTAGCGCGCCGAGTGAAAGAAGGCGACCAGGAAGCGCTCGAGAAAATCACCAAAGCCAACTTGCGCTTCGTCGTCAGCGTCGCCAAGCAATATCAAAATCAGGGACTTTCGCTGGGCGACCTGATCAACGAGGGCAATTTGGGTCTCATCAAAGCGGCAAACCGTTTCGACGAGACGCGCGGCTTCAAATTTATTTCTTACGCCGTGTGGTGGATTCGCCAATCCATTTTGCAAGCTTTAGCCGAACAATCTCGTATCGTCCGCCTGCCGCTTAATCGCGTCGGCACCATGAACAAAATCGGCAAAGCGTTCAGCGAATTGGAACAAGAATTCGAGCGCGAGCCTTCTCCCGAAGAAATTGCCGAACAGCTTGACCTCTCTGATTTCGAAGTATCGGATACATTGCAGCGGTCCGCCAAACATCTTTCTTTGGACGCCCCGTTCAACGAAGAAGAAGAAAATCGCCTGTTGGACGTTCTGGAAAATCAAAATCAGCCTGCGCCAGACAAGCAACTGATGAATGAGTCTTTGAAAATAGAGCTCAATGAGGCGCTGTCAACCCTCAGCAAACGCGAAGCTGAGGTGGTCAAACTTTATTTTGGCTTAAATTCTGAAACTCCGCTCACATTAGAGGAAATCGGAGAACATTTCGAACTCACACGCGAGCGCGTCCGTCAAATTAAAGAAAAAGCATTGCGCCGTTTACGCCATGCTTCTCGCAGCAGAGCTTTACGCAGTTATCTTGGATAACCGTCAAACATGGTCACTGTTCAGCGCCAAGGACTTGAAGACTCCAAACACATTTTATTCAAAGCGGTTCCCAGAAAATTATTTTTTTATTAGATAATTAAATATTGAAGCCTTGGCGGCTTCGAGGCTGAATAGTTACCAAATATGCAACCAAACGCGCCTCAGTTCGTTATATCTTTATAGACAACAAATTTTTTTCTCTTCCCGACTTCTTTTTCCTTGACTTTTATCGTAATATTTGATAAAATTCATAATATAATAAACAGAGGAGGCAAACCAATGAAAAAAAGTATGATTTTTTTCAGCGCACTAACTTTCGCTATTTTTGTTTTCTTCATTGTTCCAACGGCATTTTCACAGCCAAGACCAATGACGGCGACGACTTTAAAAGCGGGATATTTCAACCCCAAAGGCTCCAAAGCCGGCCTAATTTTTGGCGCCATGCATTCCTGGATTGTCGATGAATCTGTCGACATTGGCCTCGCCGTCGATTTTTTCCACAAACAGCACACGGCAGAAACTCAAATTGCACAATCCGTTTCCACCGGCGGCACCGTGGAAAACGAGGTTCGTACCGATGCGCAATTCACCACCAACATTGTTCCGATTTACGGCATCATCAACGTTAAGTTTCCCGCGGGACGCTATTTCGATTATTTTGCCAGCGGCGGGTTAGGCTATGCCATGCTGTTCAGCAAAGAACAGTCCTTCGGAGAAAACGCCAGCAAAACAAGCCGTTTTTACAGCGGTTTTAAATGGATCGTGTCCGGCGGATTTAGCTATCGTATCGGATCGCGATCTTCGTTCATCGGCGAGGTTTTTTACGATGGCACCAAAGTCAGCCGCGACAAAAAAGACGACGTCGGCGCTCCGGTGCGCTACGAAGTTGACCTTTCCGGGCTTGGTTTTCGCATCGGTATTCGGATGGGATTCCATTAATATTTTGACGGCGATAAAATCGACAAAATTCGCCAACAACGAACTTTAAAGTGAGTCACCATGAGTTATCCGCAACGCTCACAATTTCAATTTCGATTCGGACCGGGAATAATGACCCCCGGCGTTAAGTATCTCATTGTTGCTAACGTCGGGGTGTTCGCATTGCAACTAATTTTCGGAGACACGCTCATTTTCTGGTTCGGGCTTCATCCGACAATGCTGATTCATCGTTTTTTCGTCTGGCAATTGGTGACATATCTTTTTTTGCACGGCGGTTTTTTTCATATTTTTTTCAATATGCTCATGCTGTGGCTGTTCGGCGTCGATGTGGAACGTCGCTGGGGATTTCATGAATTCCTGCGTTACTATTTCATTTGCGGAATCGGCGCCGGTTTTTTTCATCTCATCTTTCAGTCATCGTCGGTAATCGGCGCTTCGGGCGCCGTCTATGGCGTGCTGATTGCCTTTGTTTTGCTTTATCCGAACAGGCCCCTCTTCTTTTTTCCGTTTCCGATTTTTTTGAAGGCGAAATACTGGGCGCTGATTTTTATCGGCATCTCCCTCATTTTTGGCATTTCTGGCGGCGGTCACATCGCTCACTTCGCCCATCTGGGCGGCATCGCGGTGGGATTTTTGTATTTTAAAATTCGTTCCGGCTGGCGTTTGAATTATTATTTTTATCAAAAAAAGGCTGAGCACAAGGCAAAGAAACGCGTAAAAGAAGAGATTCACCGTCAGAAATTACGGCTCGAAGTGGATTCCATTTTAGACAAAATTACGGAAAAAGGTTACAACAGCCTCACAGACAGGGAAATTAAAACCCTGAAACAAGCCAGCAAATTGTTAGCCAGAAATGAAAACGAAATAAAGGGCTGAAATCGGTTTAGATGAAAAATTTACACACTTATTTGCTGCTGATTTTTTGCATTGTCTCTTTTCGTCTGAATGGCGTTATCGCCCAATCGATTACTGTCATCCACGCCGATGGATCGGTTCACGCGGGGCTCAGAACAGAATCTTTTCAAAACGCGCTTTTTGTTGCGCTGGAAGATTTTGCCGATATTTTTAACGCGCCAGTTTATTACGATTCGACGAGGCTTGTTTCGTCCGTTCACATTGCTAAAAAGAAAATTGCCATTGCTCCGCTTAATTCTTTCCTCATGGTGGATAACCGCTGCTATCAATTGCCCGTGGCGACAAAATTTTTTCGCGGAAAAATGTACGTGCCGCTTTCCTATTTTTTTGAGATTGTCAATCGGGAATTTCCGGGAAAAATTAAATACGATCCCAACAAGAAAACGCTCTCTATTTTGAAACCGATTTATTCGAAAAAGCCAAATATCCGAGATATTGACATTGAGCAAAAACTAAACGGGACGTTAATTGCCGTGGTCGCCAACAAAAATTTCACCGAAGCGGACATTTCGTTGCGAGCAAGACATCGCTGGCTCTACCTGGACATTTACGGCGGCATCGTCGATTCGTTGCAACTTTATGCTGAATACCAGCAGGGAATGGTCGCGCGCATCGTACCCAGCCAAGTCTCCAATGAACTGGCTCAAATTGGCTTTCGTTTGCGAGACAAAATTGTAGAAAAAAACTTCATGTTGCCATCGCCCAGAAAAATTATTATTACTGTCAAAACCAAACGGGACGTTTCCGATGAGATCAATCGCGTGATTGAGCAAGAAAAGAAAAAATGGCTAATCGACAAAATTGTCATTGACCCCGGGCATGGCGGCCGCGACCCGGGCGCAATCGGCGCTCACGGTATATACGAAAAAAATGTCGTTCTGGCAATTGCCAAATATCTCCGCGACTATCTTGTCAACGGCCTGGGTGTAACCGTTTTGATGACCAGAGATTCGGATAGGTTTGTGGAACTCAAAGAGCGCCCAAAATTTGCGAACCGAAATCAGGCTAAACTTTTCATCAGCATTCATGCGAATTCCAATCCACAAAAGTCGCTGCGGGGCGTCAGCACCTATTTTCTGGGACCCGACAAATCAAACGAAGCCCGCGAAGTGGCGCAATTTGAAAATTCGGTAATCAAATATGAAAACAAAAGCAACTATTCCGATATGACTAACGAGCAGTTCATTCTCAGCGCCGGCGCACAAAGTATGTACACCAAAGAAAGCGAAGATCTCGCCGGCATGGTGCAGGAGACGATCATGGAGCAATGCGGCTTACAAAATCGCGGCGTGCGGCAAGCCAATTTTTATGTGCTCTGGGGCGCGTCCATGCCCAATGTTTTGATTGAGACGGCATTCATTTCCAATAGCAGGGAAGAAAAACTTCTGCGAACGCCGTCATTTCAAAAAAAACTTGCCTACAGCATTTATGTCAGCGTTAAAAAATTCAAGGAAAAATACGAGTCCATGTTTTAAAAAAAAGCCCCCGGATTGCTCCAGAGGCTTTGGAGGGAGGAAAAAATGAGTCTAAAGGAATCTATAACCTGTGCCGTGAATCGTCTCAATGTACTGAGACGGATATTTGTACTCACCTAATTTTTCCCGCAATCTTTTAATATGCACATCCACCGTGCGATTGGTCACATAAACTTTCCGTCCCCAGACTTTTTCCAGAATCTCTTTGCGGGAAAACACGTTTTCGCGCCGAGACGCCAATAAATAGAGCAGCTTGAACTGAATGTAAGTCAAATCGATCGGTTTGCCAGATTTGCGCACTTTGTGCTCATCCAGATCAATCTCGATGTCTTTGACACGAATCTTCTTGCTGCCAATGCGACGCAATCGCTCAATCACAGCTTTCATGCGCGCGATCATCGTCTTGTTATTGAAAGGAGAAACAACGTAGTCGTCAGCGCCCAATTGAATCGCGCGAATCACTTCATTTTCATCGCCCTCCTCGGAAATCATCAACAGCGCGGATTTTCTCGTCTCAAAATCATCTTTCAAATTGCGACAGACATCCCAAATTCTGTTTGTAAAACCATCAACATTCACCAACACAGCGGCCGGTTTTTCCTCTGCCGCCATATCCTTGACCTCTTCCGGATCAGAAGTTTTAATAATTTGATACCCTTCTTTTTCCAGTTGCGCAGAAAGCTCTTCCATGACGCCTCCCCGCGCATTAACGATCAAAACTTTTTGTTTTTCCATCTTATACCTCTTTATTTCGTTAAGCCAAAATTTTCATTGAAT contains:
- the rnhC gene encoding ribonuclease HIII, translating into MPKNVFTSKFAPEQEEQLRSILEQDGFELKPVDHAFWQAQRERVFITFYRSGKVVIRGKNIEDSIEKYLEPLKSTSAVHGLESIENLTRWAGSDESGKGDLFGPLVIAALFVDKNSEHLLWQKGIQDSKKINDRKITELAFFIRKHFKHTIITLTPTKYNRLYAKFQNLNKLLAYGHAQAIEHLLQKVDCTVVLSDQFGDEKLIREALSLEHKIHLVQKVRAEENLAVAAASILARDKFVQSLEKLAIKYQMSFPAGASQPAQTALQKFIKRHGKEELKNVAKLHFKPIKNLLGN
- a CDS encoding RNA polymerase sigma factor RpoD/SigA; translation: MAKSLKSSQIHMGDHSLDQYLHEIGEVGLLSPAEEIELARRVKEGDQEALEKITKANLRFVVSVAKQYQNQGLSLGDLINEGNLGLIKAANRFDETRGFKFISYAVWWIRQSILQALAEQSRIVRLPLNRVGTMNKIGKAFSELEQEFEREPSPEEIAEQLDLSDFEVSDTLQRSAKHLSLDAPFNEEEENRLLDVLENQNQPAPDKQLMNESLKIELNEALSTLSKREAEVVKLYFGLNSETPLTLEEIGEHFELTRERVRQIKEKALRRLRHASRSRALRSYLG
- a CDS encoding rhomboid family intramembrane serine protease, producing the protein MSYPQRSQFQFRFGPGIMTPGVKYLIVANVGVFALQLIFGDTLIFWFGLHPTMLIHRFFVWQLVTYLFLHGGFFHIFFNMLMLWLFGVDVERRWGFHEFLRYYFICGIGAGFFHLIFQSSSVIGASGAVYGVLIAFVLLYPNRPLFFFPFPIFLKAKYWALIFIGISLIFGISGGGHIAHFAHLGGIAVGFLYFKIRSGWRLNYYFYQKKAEHKAKKRVKEEIHRQKLRLEVDSILDKITEKGYNSLTDREIKTLKQASKLLARNENEIKG
- a CDS encoding response regulator, which codes for MEKQKVLIVNARGGVMEELSAQLEKEGYQIIKTSDPEEVKDMAAEEKPAAVLVNVDGFTNRIWDVCRNLKDDFETRKSALLMISEEGDENEVIRAIQLGADDYVVSPFNNKTMIARMKAVIERLRRIGSKKIRVKDIEIDLDEHKVRKSGKPIDLTYIQFKLLYLLASRRENVFSRKEILEKVWGRKVYVTNRTVDVHIKRLREKLGEYKYPSQYIETIHGTGYRFL